One genomic segment of bacterium includes these proteins:
- a CDS encoding NFACT RNA binding domain-containing protein codes for MKVIGWQLVRLAREAQEYVVGCQIEQIRRRPDRARIGLVAGSSRGKFHIVIGVRGEAAALYWSQAKSRIADWQLYERTEAFNRLRSARLTAVGIAANDRILRFEFDKPGEAPEEDRRYSLVAAWTGSAANLWLIDPTDETILESLHPDADAEDRGRRRALSLPAPPDLADWRTLTRADYKRLRQSDQTLDLGDFLRRRFWGIDSGLARQIEERVGATSPSETAGEHSALRDWEEFQALREVAGAAIDPATPLLMTGVGYDPSDIRLAGPAATGTASLAELLVACDRARAAGATDSGPLAHIAGALRDLLRKNERRLASLARTEAEGARADEYKRLADLLSAHRADLRKGMAGIDVPDWQRGSTITIPLNAARSPQQNIDDYYRKARKAADAVSAARNERPHLARDLERLRAALARIDAGLVEGDALREIAVAFGIDPEVPATGRRPAPRLPYREFIIGRDRLLVGRSSRDNDELTLRHARPQDLFFHVHGSPGSHVILRRENRETPVDKDTITLAAQVAAYFSKSKHAGLVPVVYTEARYVRKPRKAPAGTVSVEREKSIMVRPLPPPGYHDKKTPD; via the coding sequence ATGAAAGTTATCGGCTGGCAATTGGTGCGCTTGGCCCGCGAGGCGCAAGAATACGTTGTGGGGTGCCAGATCGAGCAGATCCGTCGACGCCCGGATCGGGCGCGGATCGGTCTGGTCGCGGGGTCGTCGCGCGGAAAGTTCCACATCGTCATCGGCGTTCGCGGCGAAGCGGCGGCGCTCTATTGGTCGCAAGCCAAATCGCGCATCGCCGACTGGCAACTCTACGAACGCACCGAAGCATTCAACCGTCTGCGCTCCGCGCGTCTGACCGCCGTGGGCATCGCCGCCAATGATCGGATCCTGCGCTTCGAGTTCGACAAACCCGGCGAGGCGCCGGAGGAGGACCGTCGTTACTCGTTGGTCGCCGCCTGGACAGGGAGCGCGGCCAACTTGTGGCTGATCGATCCGACGGATGAGACCATCCTGGAATCGCTGCACCCCGACGCCGATGCCGAGGACCGCGGACGGCGACGCGCGTTGAGTCTTCCCGCGCCTCCCGATCTGGCCGATTGGCGGACGCTGACGCGGGCGGACTACAAGAGACTGCGCCAGTCCGACCAGACGCTTGACCTCGGCGACTTTCTGCGGCGGCGTTTCTGGGGGATCGATAGCGGCTTGGCACGACAGATCGAGGAACGCGTCGGTGCGACATCACCATCGGAGACGGCCGGCGAACATTCGGCGTTGCGTGACTGGGAGGAGTTCCAGGCATTGCGGGAAGTCGCGGGAGCGGCGATTGATCCGGCCACTCCGCTTTTGATGACCGGCGTCGGTTACGATCCATCGGACATTCGACTGGCGGGCCCTGCCGCCACGGGAACGGCGTCGCTGGCCGAACTTCTGGTCGCCTGTGACCGTGCGCGCGCCGCCGGGGCGACGGATTCGGGGCCGCTGGCGCACATCGCCGGCGCCCTGCGCGATCTGCTGCGCAAAAACGAGCGCCGTCTGGCCTCGCTGGCGCGGACCGAGGCGGAGGGGGCGCGCGCCGACGAATACAAGCGTCTGGCCGACCTGCTGTCGGCCCATCGTGCCGACCTGCGCAAGGGGATGGCGGGAATCGACGTGCCGGACTGGCAGCGTGGGTCAACGATCACCATCCCGCTCAATGCGGCGCGTTCGCCGCAACAGAACATCGACGACTACTACCGCAAGGCGCGCAAGGCGGCCGACGCGGTGTCCGCGGCGCGCAATGAACGTCCGCATCTGGCGCGTGACCTGGAACGGCTGCGCGCGGCGCTGGCGCGGATCGATGCCGGACTGGTGGAGGGTGACGCGCTGCGTGAGATCGCCGTGGCCTTTGGTATCGACCCGGAGGTGCCGGCGACGGGGCGTCGTCCGGCGCCGCGTCTGCCTTATCGTGAGTTCATAATCGGGCGCGACCGCCTGTTGGTGGGACGTTCCTCGCGCGACAACGATGAATTGACGCTGCGCCATGCCCGCCCGCAGGACCTGTTCTTCCATGTGCATGGCTCGCCGGGATCGCATGTGATCCTGCGCCGTGAGAACCGGGAGACGCCGGTGGACAAAGACACGATCACTCTGGCCGCGCAGGTGGCGGCCTACTTCAGCAAGTCAAAGCATGCGGGGCTGGTCCCGGTGGTGTACACCGAGGCCCGGTATGTGCGCAAGCCGCGCAAGGCCCCGGCGGGCACGGTGAGCGTCGAACGCGA
- a CDS encoding YicC/YloC family endoribonuclease, with protein sequence MAGKSAYIESMTGFGRGEVVRDGYRAVFELSSVNSRFLEISLRLPRWLMGMESPLRALIDKRLSRGKIFGQLTWERVDFAPNQAPNDALVDWYVDTLQRIGARHKSLAPLGLGDLLRIPDLWGTQAETIDATVESVLTESLNAALDQLVAARRREGEALARDLRERVAIIESCVGQVKQLAAAVPAAIRDRLNARIQELLGQTGIEPQRIAQEVAFLADRADITEECVRLLVHTEHFVETLEAGEAAGRRLNFLLQEMNREANTIASKSVSAEISTLAVQLKEELERIREQVQNIE encoded by the coding sequence ATGGCGGGAAAGAGCGCTTACATCGAGAGCATGACCGGCTTTGGCCGCGGTGAGGTTGTCCGCGACGGCTACCGCGCGGTCTTTGAACTCTCCTCGGTCAACAGCCGCTTCCTGGAAATCTCCCTGCGCCTGCCGCGCTGGCTGATGGGGATGGAGTCCCCGTTGCGGGCGCTCATCGACAAGCGGCTCTCCCGTGGCAAGATCTTCGGCCAACTGACTTGGGAGCGTGTCGATTTCGCGCCGAATCAGGCGCCCAACGATGCTCTGGTCGATTGGTATGTCGACACACTGCAGCGTATCGGCGCGCGGCATAAATCGCTCGCCCCGCTTGGGCTCGGCGATTTGTTGCGCATTCCCGACCTGTGGGGAACACAGGCGGAGACGATCGACGCCACGGTGGAGTCGGTGCTCACCGAATCGTTGAACGCGGCCCTCGACCAACTGGTGGCGGCGCGTCGCCGCGAGGGTGAAGCGCTGGCGCGCGATTTGCGCGAACGGGTGGCGATCATCGAGTCCTGTGTCGGCCAGGTGAAGCAACTGGCCGCGGCAGTGCCGGCGGCGATCCGTGACCGGCTCAATGCCCGCATTCAGGAACTGCTCGGCCAGACCGGAATCGAGCCACAGCGTATCGCCCAGGAGGTCGCCTTCCTGGCCGATCGCGCCGATATCACCGAAGAGTGCGTGCGGCTGCTGGTGCACACCGAACATTTCGTCGAGACGCTCGAAGCCGGCGAGGCCGCCGGACGGCGTCTCAATTTTCTCCTGCAGGAGATGAACCGCGAGGCGAACACGATCGCCTCCAAGTCGGTCTCGGCGGAGATTTCGACTCTCGCGGTGCAGTTGAAGGAAGAGCTGGAGCGCATCCGCGAGCAGGTGCAGAACATCGAGTAA